Within the Erigeron canadensis isolate Cc75 chromosome 6, C_canadensis_v1, whole genome shotgun sequence genome, the region AAGACCCCTCACCCATGAAATGCCTCATACCATTTAGTCTTAGCTATCAATCTTAAGAATacttataattaataacatCATAATGCATAAACAAAAACATTGATTATTATTGATTAACATTAAACGGTCTCGAAATGTTCAATTACTTCATTATTCTCAATTGCAGTCAACTCTTCTTTTTCCTTGATCTTCGGCCTGCCATGGCCTCTGCCTCTTCCTGCTTTGCCTTCCTTTTCACATCAAAAAACTTGATAAGTCCATCCAAAACAATATCCGGGTCATCGTGCTTTAGTAGTTGCTCTGCTATTTCAGCCGGGGTAACATTAATCTTGAGCAGCAAATCCTCGATTTCTTTAAATAATTTGTGTTGGGTGATACCAAGATAGTTGGAGACCAAAAGACGGAATCCACAAGGGGTACAATAAGACATATGGATGTGAACATCCATACGACCAGGACGTATAAGTGCAGGGTCGAGTTTGTCCTTATGATTCGTCGTGAATACGATGATTCTTTCGTCACCACAACTTGACCATAACCCATCAATGAAATTGAGAAAGCCCGACAAAGTTACTTGATTCAAACCATTTGTATTAGTTATAATAAAAGccttatcttaattttaatatatactaaaggGCAATTGACCTaacctcaattgaccaatcacaattcTCAATTtcgtaaaattaattaaatcaacatatgtctaaattaatttatactttttgatttttcatcaccaatttacactttaaccctaaattaaaatgttatataatataaacaaatattattaaggtcaaagttgaaagcaaAATTTTGACAAGTAAAAATTAGACATTTAACATGAGACggaaattttataataaaagcgttcacttactttttttttcgtCCTCTGTGTTTATAATCTTTTGCTTGTCTTTGTCTTTTGCATCAGACTTTACTGCCAACCGATTCTTCAACTTCACCGAGCAATCTATGTCCTCCACTACCAAAATCGAGCGATTAGCCGTGGCCATCAACAACCTTCGCAGATCCGAGTTAGACTGAACATCAGTCAACTCCAAGTCATATATGTCAAAATGCAAGTAATTTGCCATCGCcgcaatcaagcttgatttccCTGTCCCAGGCGGGCCGTACAACAAGTAGCCTCTTTTCCACGCCTTTCCGACTTTCCTATAATGCTCTCTCCTCTACACAAACCTATCCAAATCCTTCATCACCATCTCTTTCGTATCGGAATCCATAGCCAGAGTCTCAAATGTCGCCGGATGGTCTAGATTCACGGCCATCCATGCCCACTTTGAACTTTGAGTATGGGCCGTCATCAACTTGATGTTCTTCTGTTGTAGCTTCCTCATCTCTGCGTCTTTCATAATAAACGGCAAGTATTCGTGAACCACCATATCTTTGTGGTCACGATGAAACGTGAGCTCTAAATTAATATCGTTTTTCATGTCGGTAATAGTCATCGTGGTGTTTACGTGGCATGTTCTTAGCTAGTTTAGACCAATGGAATTTGACTCCGTTGTAAACATCAGTGAACTCCTCGTTGATGTCCATCGTAACCACGATGTATTTCTGTCTACGGTTTTTGATGACTTTTACACGATGGATCTCTTCAGACATCTTAGCAGCAATATAGAGTTCCGCTGCGTTGTAGATTTCGTTGTCATAAGACGAATTGGATTTGTAGATGACCATAGTGAAGGTTGTAGAAAATCCTTGGGCAAATTTACAAAAACGAAGATACATATAGTCTTGGAATTCCTGGGGCAAGTGATCACGGGCTATTTTGCGAACCGCCACTGCAGTGGCTGCAACCGATGCTACCACGGAGATGATTTTTGTGGCTGTCGGGATTTTGGATTTAATTGATGAACGTAAAGacatctttttttcttatgtcatatgatgatgatgatgatcgagGTTTAATTAACTAATCATCGATGGTGATCGAGTTGGTTTTCATATatgaataatatttatataaaggtATTATGACATTACTAATTTAGGCATTATAGTAACATTGCTAATTTCATGAATTTAGCttcttatttttagaaacttgACATTCAAAAAATGTATGTTTCCATGTTTATaagaaatttaataatttatacatcATCATAATACGGAaagtgatgattattattatgaaaatattaaagtttaagtaatgtttatttttagaaataattgAGGTACAAGGCTCGTCCACTTGTTAATTTTGCCAATGGTAAACATTCAATAAGCCCAATGCCCGAATGTCATACAGAAAGGATTTAGCAGCGCAACTTGTTGTCCATCTGCTTTCTATTTCAATGTAAAATGATGCATCGTTAATGGTTCAAACCATGCCCAAATCCAAAACAATATATCCCTATAAATCTATAATGATCAACAGAACCGACCTTTCTATCTTTGTGGTTGGTCAAAATACAGAGCCTAAACTAGTCTTTTGGGCCTTAATTAGTCACAAATGCAGGATTTATTTGCATTTGGATTTCAAATGGGTGCTTGATAGCTTTAGTGATGGATATGGTCATATAGCTAATCCTCATTCGACCGATTTTGAGTTGCGTCTCAACCGGTATACGTTAGTATGAAATACACGATACTAAAATGATGAACTAATATCTGATTTAAGACACTCACAGGAACTTCAGAATTCATACGAATTTTACATAATGGTACAAGTAGAATCACGCTCCTCCCACTGATTCATAGGAGCCATAGTCATTTGTTGACAAATAACGCAATCATATGGCTTGTGGGTATCATAAGGATGAATATGTACTTTCTCTTCGGGTTTCTTTACTTCAGGTTTCTTTTCTGCGGGTTTTTTCTCTACTGGCTTCTTCTCTTCGGGCTTCTTTTCCTCTGGCTTCTTTGGAGGAGCAGGTGGAGGTCCGATTGTTATAACTTCGACAAATTTCCCAGCcttctttgtttgtaatattaTCTCATAAGGATCTGCATCTCCGGTTACTGTTAACGTTCCTTTAGATACATCGAGTTCAACTTTATCAACGCCTACaattattttgaatctgttcACATTAGCCCgttgataacaataataaacaGTTACAGTAACAAGTACCTAATATAATGATCaacttatgaaaacttcttttCGATAAACAAAAAGTTTCTTTAAGTTTCTTGAGTGATATTTCGGGGTTTTATAGATTGTAAGTTGTAAAATGCAATGATGTAATGATCTCTTTCCCATTGCATCATAGTATATGATTCAAGGTCTATATAAAACTAGACACGAGGCAACGAGGGTCTTTTTTGCGTCTACGTACGCAAGTATGAAAATTACCTTTGAGTCCGGACACTGATCTGAGGATCTTCTTCTTGCTTTTTTCGCCAGATAGTTGCACCTTCAAAACCGTCCTTTGCACCATATGGGCTTTCAAAACACAGAGACACCCAAATTGTTTGTATTTGTCTCtcaacatatataactaaaaagtaTGATCAGACAAAAAAGAGATAGTCATTGGTTTATTCGCCATCCCCTCTCAATATTTCCAAACTCAACCATATCAATTTGTCATGTTGTCTAATATACTAGATCCACAAAAAAACTTCTCATATTAATTACTATAATTCACTCTATCTTGTTGATTTTGGCCGGCACAATGTAATAAAGAGTTTTGGTTCGGCTTGAACTCATATTACAGACTAACAGCTTCGTAACTATGCTCAAGCTAAAGCTTGGTATTTGTTTCATCGTTTGGGTATTCTTATCATACGCTTGTTCATTTATTTACGAAACTGTAAAGTGAACTTAAATTATAGCCTCATTTTTTGGTCTCAATCAAAACTAGAGCATCAGGATATACTTTTATATCTAGAAAAGCGCGCACATATTTACAATATGTTCACCCGAGACTAGAAGACGTAACCTATTTGTTGATAAATCATCATATCTCACGTACCATTTTGATAAGAgaatcaaaatcaaagttagaGTACTTATAACTGGCTAGCAACAAGCTAAAAAGAATGTCAATGAGCTATTGGCTAGTGGTGTAAAGGGAAGGTAAGAAGCTTTACCGCTCTAGAGGTCTCGGATTTAAATTCCGGACATTGAAGTTTAATTACTAATTACTATAACAACTATTATTTGCcttaaagtaaaattaaaatacataaaaaaaaatataaaaaatataaaaaaatagttgaATCATCcatacaatcaatcaatcatccagATGATTTAAACAGAGGATTGGGCCCAACCTAACCAAGGCCCATGTAACTTCAACCACTATGTTAAATCGATTCGCACCAAACAACGGGGAATCTAACTCAAAACCTACACGCtattttaacaaattttgaCCAACATCAGTAGATGAAATTTGACGTTAACtgttctttttattattattattattattcagacgtgttggaggcaattttaactaGCGATTTGTTGTATCTCTAACCTCCTTCTCATATAAAATTCTTTGAGATGAAAAATCCAAGACTCGAACCGAAACCTTAGAAAAAACTCACTTACGggacccacatagtggatttagaataCCCTTGGCCAACCCACCTAAGTGTAGTTGGTATCATCTACCTATTTCATTGTTTTAATTTGAGCTTTGGTATCTCCTCAAAAATAACTGTAATGGTATAGACATTGATAATTTTTTCgacatgtttttttatttttattttgaaaatgatagaattaccaaaaaaataatatatgtaattgacggttatttttgtttattaagtcaaaaaagaaacatgaaatttaactgattaattaagtttttaactattaagtgtattaagtaaaaaagaaacaggGCCTAATATGATTATTTCAATGTTTCGTCTCGTGTTTCTTAACATTTGATTATATCAATGCACCGTAAACTAACAAACATACATCTTTTGTAATGGCAACGATACAATTCACAAtgtttatgaaatttttttcacaTAATAGAACAAGCAGTATAACACGGGTCCTCCTTCATATGAACCACAGCCACTTGTGGACAAGCAACACAAGTCTTTGGCATGGGGATACAGGACGGAACAAAAACTATGTCGGGTTTCTTATCTTCTGATGGTTTCTTGGTATCAGGTTTCTTTTCTTCCGGATTCTTTACGGACGGAGGAGGACCAATTGTCACGACTTCGATGCATTTTATGATTTTTCTTGCTTGTATAATAACACAGTAAGGATCTGCATCTCCTGTTACTGTTAATGTTTCTTTCGCTGGATCAATTTCAATCTTATCTATGCCTAAAATCAGttcaattataaaattaaaaaaaaaaagttttaaatgaCATTAATGCTTTATTGCATCTTAAACTAGCTAATCTTGATAAcagtaaacaaaaataacaaattgAGTTAACATAACTATTGATATTTTTTAGAGATTATAATCTAAttataacatttattttataactttaaaagaTCTAATTAGCAAAGGCAATATTTCTCTACATATTCAGTTTAGTTTAAATCTGGAATAGTTAAAGTTTACGATTAATAACAACTAGTAGTAATTACTATAAGATTTAactacatgtattttttttttttggagtaTACGATTATATCAAAATAACATGCTTGATCTTAAGTTTCAATATATCTGGGCCGTCTCTTGAATTTTATGGGCCTGGAACTTTATAAGCCTTATACAGTATTACTTGAATAATTGAATGAATTCTGGAAAGGGAAAGAGCATCTATGATGGTAGTTGTAATTTGTAAATGAGGTTTGTAAACTAggatgttttttaaaaaaaataaaaaatgataatgacagttTTAAGAGTTGTCATTGATAGTTTATCATATGAATAAAAATAGTActttaaacaataaaaataactcTCTGCATGacaatatacaaattttaatataccCAAATAATAATACTGATGGCCCTAAGGATTctaattaacaaaactctttaaaaaaattgagtcaaagtgaaaaacctattcaTGCATAAATGGTTTGAAAGGGATCAAAATCTTGAACTTCTTCAATATTATAATACTCGtagtatttattaatttttttttttaactatatgtatgtaatgtcaaatttatatatcttcGCGTGACTTGGATTCAGAAATGATTAAAACATATCACAGTCACACTTATACTTCCCAGTCAAAAACCTCGGTCTTTTCCGCTACATAAACAAGAAAAGCCACCTCCATTCATCTAGGACAATAATAGAACATTAGAAAAGAATCttgcaaaaaaagaaaaagagaaaaaaaaaaaaaaagaaaaaaaaagacttcaaaataatggaaaaaatatattagttaacCTTACACACGTAGACAACCatgattatataattttttttcattgacCTACACCTAACTCTAATTAGTTTCATCTCCATCACCATTCATACTAATTAAATCCTTCAAAATGCACACAATTTCATTCATCACCGAGAATACCAAATCAGAACTCAAAACTTCCTAGATAAAAAGTTTACtcacaaaattaattaattgcatATCAAGCCCTTCtgcttttcaaaataaatacttCAACGCATACACATCTATAACTGTGAAGCTTGCCCGTGAATTCTATCAGATATGGCGCGATAAGCAAACAGCGTGAGCGCCACAACCATGTACGTCATTCTTAAAGCTGGTTCGTGTGATATTGACGGGGCTGTAAATGCGTCATTGGTATGTGggttggggttttttttttctagctgGTTGTTGATTGATCGTGATTGTTACTTGTGTGTATCCAAATTTTTCTACCTAGTTGTTGATGTTgtcttttttgttatttgtggagTTGTGGTTGATGTGATATTTTTTCTAGTTATTGATGTGATTGTTACTTCGCATTTatcctatgtttttttttttttaccttaactTATATGAACGTCATATCTGTCAATTTATATTGATATCAGGTCAACAAGAGTATAATCAAGTGCATGCAATTAAATAAGAACATAACAAAGTTAAACACACGTTGTAAAATGTATTTAAGTTGATCACATGCAACAAGCTCTGAATTAATTAGCTTTCGTATCTTCATAAATCTTAATTGATCACTCGAATTTCTTTAAGAAAATgcatatcattaaaaaaaaaaaattaaagggtATAAGAGCAAATTAACCATCATATGTTAAAGAGCATTCCACAAACATTTATACAAAGTATATGTacgtttttatacatatagttgATATATCCAAAATCATCTTGTAATGTCATTCAACAATCATGGTTCATGATAACTAATCGGTAAAGGAATTGATTAATCAATCTTATAGATCAAACTAATGATCAACCTAATAACATGATGATGACATTTAAcataattaaagaaagaaatttGAAGAGAGAATGAGTGGATTACAGCTGTTAAATGATATATACATTAGGTTAATTATTAGGTTAATTTTTTAGGTTAGATATATCATTACTAGTTTAATTAAGTACTGAGTACCATTCAATATATATCaaacttaattaaataaatctGTACGTAACagtaataatgtttttaaattggAAAGATGTAACATTGATTACCTTGAAGACCAGTAATGGATGTAAGAATCCTCTTCTTGCATTTCTGGCATGACAATTTCACTTTTAGTACCGTCTTTTGCACCATCTAATTAATTTCCCTTCAACGTATATGTGTGTGGATTATATATGGTGTGtatccatatatataaacatagaatatatatagagtCGGCATGCACATAATTAACATACTATTAATTAGGTTGTTCATCATTCACTCTCAATGTTTTTCAAACACAATTTCATCCATTTGTCATCTAGTCTAATtctcaaattatataaaaatgggGTAGTTTATATCCTAcacaaacattcattgtttatTTATTGTCATAGATAAAATAGCCAAACTTAAGATGAGTGAGATGTTGTGAACACAAAGTATTGGAATACTTAAATAGGGCGAGTGGATTATTATGTCATATTGTCATGAATCATAGTATAATTTTTggtatttgtaattttatttaattgggAAAGTTGTTTTCTTTACAAGTGATTAATCAACTGAAACTTTTTGAGTCTGGATATATGGAGTTTCATTCGTGATCGATCATAACATTTTCAAAAGTGTTCGAATCTATTGTTCATTTGTTTCTACATCCTATTAATTGTTGGATTTACAATCGTGATAGGAAGTTTAGTTTTTCATGACCGTTATGGGAAATAAGTCCTTCTTCCATTttgtaattgtactattttttttattgtctgGGTGTCTTGCCAAAGCATTCTAAATTGATAGATATGCTTTTGTAGTTTAAATTTgatcataatattatattttcttatgTTTTATAGGAAGTTaattattacgttatatatcATTGTGGGGTGGGTTACCAACGAGCAATTGGCTCAGCAGTATAAGGAATCTCATAGTGTCCTAATGAGGTAAGACCCGGTTCGATTCTTGTCCACGCTTCAGagttttatctcaattaaatgtcgtgcttAGGGTGATAGGGCTTTTTACGTGAATCTGTTTAAAACAGCGTATGTTAAACCCTCCGCTGCCAGAAATCATTGTGGGGTGTGTTAATTTGAGGACACCCTTTTCAAAGAGGACAAAGGAACAAATCTCAATCTCTAATTTCCTTTCCCTTTTTCCTCCTTACTCcttttgatatggttttatatttttcttatttttgatttatttttatatttgtttatatcttttgaaataaaaaatcattaataaaaaattccAGAGTTTATATGATACAAACTTCGTCCTTACATGTTTAACAAGGGTAGCTAGTGAGGTAATAGGTTATAAGGCCACTCCTTATAGGAGCTACTTCTTCCCTACTTCTTacgcacttcttccactattcatcagATTTCTCTCTCCAAGAACTccccctccttataaccccACTTCTTCACTATTTCttcactattttattatttcatttttttacacaaaattaaaaaaaaacacattttattaataattaaacacacattacattacttaaaataaaagacaatacaataaaaaaaaagacaataccggataaaaaaacataaaatacataataattaatCGATTActcttcatcgtcatcatctttgattgacatttttcctaatcCACGGTAAGCCGTTTCATTggcccaccacttgtcgtgttctATGCGTTTCACTTCCCACGTTGATTTGCCTTCTCCACAgttgtcgtggtacgattcggcccaagtgTATTGGTCGGTCAACGTGTTACCGACACATTGACCGACCTTAAAAACATTGTCAATCACCCTCTTCACTCTTTTGCTCTCATCCTGCAGAAAATAAGAATATGTCTCTTTGTGTTTCGAGACCCTGCGGCCTGGTGCTTCTATTTCCTGAACGTGTTGGTCGCATTGGTGTCTTTTCTTCCGTAGGAAACCCAGAACCCGAGATATTTCAttttgaaggagggtgtcctcATTAATATCggccatgattcgtgttttcatctcatcttcggtgAGACAAGGTCGGTGAATGttctttgatgatgatgaagccatttggaaTATTGAGTGAGTTAGCAGATGAAACAAGTTTTTTGAACGGTGATGAAACTGGTAAATGCTTTaggttggtatttatagagtAACATTGTAGAAGGTCGTTAAGGGActataaatgtaaatttttttgaatttttggcaGTTTGAAGGActgtaattgtaaatattttgaagtgaacgttggagggactgtaattgtaaatattttgaattttgaacgttggaggagcgtcttTGACTTCAGCTATAAATACTGCCTACCagatatttcatttcaaaactcaaacttttatatatctgcaatagcttcttcatcaaatgcccctTACCGAAAACGTCCAATGAttgtcgatcaagtgaatgacagtatcatggctgatatcctcaaccatcaaatgttcaaagaccaacttgttgaaattggtctaaaaCTTCAAGCGAAAAAGAAATTGTGTCAAGAacaaatcaattatatacaaACGGGGAACTGTACTGAGTTTGaatgtcaatactttacttatttgcaggggaagtttGACAAGATTCAAGAAGCTGTGGAAGAAATTGTTTATGCAGTCATCACCTTGAATGAGTTCATTAACTTTGCCAAAGCAGTTTATGCCCAGAGAAATAAGTAGGCTCTTTTAATGTTATGTtctatgtttttctttattaagtttgtaatgttattaaaattataaataaacttattttattaaagtagacttattttattaaaatacttaagaaCAATACAATAGTAGAAGACAACACACAATTTAAACtgctaaaacacacttaaaaaaaactaaagcacACTTAATCAAACTAAAAAGTCTACTTCATAATCTAGAACAACTAAAAAGGAACAAAGATAAGCTGCCTGAAGCAGTGCTCGTATCTGAATCCCCTCTCATGCTTCTCCCGATATATCTGATGCGTCATTGCATAATATTGCTCATCCTCTCCATTGCCTCCTTGTGCAATCAACCGCGTCCAAATTGCCTCAAACTGTTTACATTCCTTCCGCATCTTGGTCCAGTCACATTGCAGTTGAGCCTTGCTTCGTGGTCCTCCATTGGTCTCCGCGTTGAACATTTCAGTAACGTCATCCCAAAAGGAGACGTCGGGATTGCTCATTTCACACCTACCCGTAACAGGGTCCGGTCTCCTCGTCACCCAACATCTTGACAAACAAAGATCTTCTGCTTCAATCCACACACTTCCAGACATTGTGAATGGAATGGTTTATGAAAAATGGTTTATGGAATGGTTTGAGAAagataaaatggtttggaagtGATATGAAGTTGTTATTTGAAATGGTAGCGTGGAagaggtataaatagaaaaataaaataaaaaactagtgACCTACTAGCcgttgtatttaaaaaaaagtttttgaatttttttttaatggttcaAACGGCCACTTAGGACCCCACTCCCTTCACGCTGCATGTCTAAACTCGGAAGAAACCAACCAGACGCCATGGAAAGATGTCCCCGTGCTAATAGCGTCTACCGGTGGTGGTgtgtgatgtgtattttctagtcttaaatatataaacacgaaatacctagctactgactactacacacttgcgggcagtggaaccgttcgtatgcaatatagttgacttggtaaaccgaggtcgaacacaaggactttcTAAGCAGTTGTtaaaataaagtgattcagaaaacaagggggttttgtggccgagttgccacgttgcaagagTTAGTTAAAAAAGTCAataatccctcaggattaatcaaaagaagaattttgttgttgaatttcgaacaataatttaaaagggcacccacttggatcagctcacatgtcaTTCATCGagtctaaacattacttgcatttgttgaacgactcaaaagatagacaagacgaacttccgttatacttgacactttaatcgctctaaatatagttatcgcttccgcgtttaatttctatccaaaacaattaagcattaagatCTGGAGTTGATTTTCACAATTTAACCTATGaaagctttcttccgaactacttattcacctaatcagattcctttatcataagtgtttacacattcaaaatgaatttaattgttttaaatctttatcattggtttcttccgaactccaacgactttaggttaattatagaccgatcaaccttttcatgaatcaattgacaatgacatagatttcttctgaacttctaattacaattatcaatcaataaatataaaaaacaaaacaatatttaaactcaattAA harbors:
- the LOC122604657 gene encoding AAA-ATPase At3g50940-like, translated to MANYLHFDIYDLELTDVQSNSDLRRLLMATANRSILVVEDIDCSVKLKNRLAVKSDAKDKDKQKIINTEDEKKITLSGFLNFIDGLWSSCGDERIIVFTTNHKDKLDPALIRPGRMDVHIHMSYCTPCGFRLLVSNYLGITQHKLFKEIEDLLLKINVTPAEIAEQLLKHDDPDIVLDGLIKFFDVKRKAKQEEAEAMAGRRSRKKKS
- the LOC122604658 gene encoding protein HYPER-SENSITIVITY-RELATED 4-like, producing MSLRSSIKSKIPTATKIISVVASVAATAVAVRKIARDHLPQEFQDYMYLRFCKFAQGFSTTFTMVIYKSNSSYDNEIYNAAELYIAAKMSEEIHRVKVIKNRRQKYIVVTMDINEEFTDVYNGVKFHWSKLAKNMPQLTFHRDHKDMVVHEYLPFIMKDAEMRKLQQKNIKLMTAHTQSSKWAWMAVNLDHPATFETLAMDSDTKEMVMKDLDRFV
- the LOC122604659 gene encoding heavy metal-associated isoprenylated plant protein 43-like — its product is MVQRTVLKVQLSGEKSKKKILRSVSGLKGVDKVELDVSKGTLTVTGDADPYEIILQTKKAGKFVEVITIGPPPAPPKKPEEKKPEEKKPVEKKPAEKKPEVKKPEEKVHIHPYDTHKPYDCVICQQMTMAPMNQWEERDSTCTIM
- the LOC122604660 gene encoding heavy metal-associated isoprenylated plant protein 2-like, translated to MVQKTVLKVKLSCQKCKKRILTSITGLQGIDKIEIDPAKETLTVTGDADPYCVIIQARKIIKCIEVVTIGPPPSVKNPEEKKPDTKKPSEDKKPDIVFVPSCIPMPKTCVACPQVAVVHMKEDPCYTACSIM